A genomic window from Pyxicephalus adspersus chromosome 2, UCB_Pads_2.0, whole genome shotgun sequence includes:
- the LOC140322228 gene encoding gastrokine-2-like, with amino-acid sequence MKRSLTMGIMLLLLGFLAAFINPLQGDESFQYVNNGYNGETLYHTVNINQQVNIAVFNVYAGQQTSNAVFDYKQNIVAYHMPYKGICVVAHMDINKFPDLGIFEDLIHTKREKKKELEELKKDYFVTNQQVYDLAQFGSAVQGLCWGVPTYWAREYAVPPQTQGVGAQGCAGIHFLFIHVGLCGGFHL; translated from the exons ATGAAAAGATCACTGACCATGGGCATAATG CTTCTGCTTCTTGGATTTCTGGCCGCCTTTATAAATCCACTGCAGGGAGATGAG TCATTCCAATATGTGAACAATGGATACAATGGAGAGACCCTCTACCATACTGTCAACATCAACCAGCAAGTCAACATCGCTGTGTTCAATGTTTATGCTGGGCAACAAACATCCAATGCTGTTTTTGATTACAAGCAG AACATAGTGGCTTACCACATGCCATACAAAGGAATCTGCGTGGTAGCACACATGGATATTAACAAATTCCCCGACCTGGGCATCTTTGAGGATCTGATTCATACCAAGAGG gaaaagaagaaggaactGGAGGAACTTAAAAAAGATTACTTTGTCACCAACCAACAAGTATATGACCTTGCCCAATTTGGAAGTGCCGTGCAAGGTCTGTGCTGGGGAGTCCCAACCTACTGGGCTCGTGAGTACGCTG TCCCACCACAAACACAAGGTGTTGGAGCTCAAGGATGTGCCGGAATCCATTTCCTCTTCATCCATGTTGGGTTATGTGGAGGATTCCACCTCTAA